In one Lolium rigidum isolate FL_2022 chromosome 3, APGP_CSIRO_Lrig_0.1, whole genome shotgun sequence genomic region, the following are encoded:
- the LOC124699212 gene encoding protein transport protein Sec61 subunit beta-like: MARTSSQSQSSVGGGGAAGSRPATAGPRGTPAATAGMRRRPGRTSSSASGGGSFSGAGGNNMLRFYTDEAPGLRLSPTMVLVMSVCFIGFVTALHVFGKLYRSRTAASASA, translated from the coding sequence ATGGCTCGCACGTCCTCGCAATCCCAGTcctccgtcggcggcggcggcgctgccggaTCCCGCCCGGCCACCGCCGGGCCCCGCGGCACgcccgccgccacggccggcatGCGCCGCCGGCCCGGCCGcacctcctcctccgcgtccGGAGGCGGAAGCTTCTCCGGCGCCGGAGGGAACAACATGCTCCGCTTCTACACCGACGAGGCCCCGGGGCTGCGCCTCTCCCCCACCATGGTGCTCGTCATGTCCGTCTGCTTCATCGGCTTCGTCACCGCCCTCCACGTCTTCGGCAAGCTCTACCGCTCccgcaccgccgcctccgcctccgcctga
- the LOC124699213 gene encoding RNA-directed DNA methylation 4-like translates to MASAAVAASTSAAEAREKPVVVRVKRKPSQARPDAFWLEINERPMKKAMLDFSSLSISQPSSSTAQEEPRVKKLLVQHVETVHHSGAVEDVLHSLLHSDESTKEIKSKTKEWNERMKKDNKQDQLRSAARQRHENLGRNARFAQIWKSRKGDNNETDETLREMCHLYDAVQVDSDGEKHPAEPEMTSFEENAILCNFLPLIREHLPSAAEEIESDIISLAHSEDSDVYDIYTVKEVDDADMEETSAASYPLLQVDDEDGECYNDDEYPYDTDDSNAEDNPLYDYPEEVESSEDEDNSDIDASGSDYENEEVEKDDDDDDE, encoded by the exons ATGGCGTCTGCAGCTgtggccgcctccacctccgctgcTGAGGCGCGGGAGAAGCCCGTCGTCGTCAGGGTCAAGCGCAAGCCCTCGCAGGCCCGCCCCGACGCATTCT GGTTAGAGATCAATGAGAGGCCCATGAAGAAGGCCATGCTCGATTTCTCGAGCCTTTCCATCTCGCAGCCCTCCTCCTCAACTGCCCAAG AGGAACCGCGAGTTAAGAAGCTTCTTGTCCAACATGTCGAGACAGTGCATCATTCTGGAGCTGTTGAAGATGTTCTTCATTCCCTTTTG CATTCTGACGAGAGTACCAAAGAGATAAAGAGCAAGACAAAGGAGTGGAATGAAAGAATGAAGAAAGACAAT AAACAAGACCAACTACGTTCAGCAGCCAGACAGAGGCATGAG AATCTTGGAAGAAATGCCCGCTTTGCACAAATATGGAAGAGTCGGAAAGGAGACAATAATGAGACTGATGAAACACTCAGAGAAATGTGCCATCTTTATGATGCTGTCCAAGTAGATTCTGATGGAGAGAAGCATCCAGCAGAACCAGA GATGACTTCTTTCGAAGAGAATGCAATTTTGTGCAACTTTCTTCCACTTATACGGGAGCACTTGCCATCAGCTGCTGAAGAAATCGAATCAGATATTATTTCGCTGGCACATTCAGAAG ATTCAGATGTTTATGACATATATACTGTCAAGGAAGTGGATGATGCAGACATGGAGGAGACATCAGCAGCTTCATACCCACT GTTACAAGTGGATGATGAGGATGGTGAATGTTACAATGATGATGAGTATCCATATGATACAGATGATTCAAATG CCGAAGATAACCCACTCTATGATTATCCTGAAGAAGTAGAGTCGTCAGAAGATGAGGATAACAGCGACATAGATGCCTCAGGTTCTGACTATGAGAATGAAGAGGTGGAaaaggacgatgatgacgacgatgagtag
- the LOC124696255 gene encoding uncharacterized protein LOC124696255 — MATAKRAKAKAARAKAAEAAKAAMASAYEAEWSARTEAARAAKVAKAKAEEADEAAKIATAKAQEAEEAAEIAKAMAEEAAKVKGAKDEMRRRLKEEETECEAEWFAPRFRRHWNPLYANRGVRTFLQTTSIPAMRYTYPASDDRPKAMEGLQIVSVKIASIKDPLHWPLQVYGVVAARDVLDHKRNIIFHRSRKNCQTITPEEPYLALTGPSRAIAVSVDPSYVEVSLKVKGATKAEDKDLSELAMMYRAGCVLSGIYPSRLSTLELKFGHIGRSVEATVCIKLKAGSWPPCFRGVFSAAIVNTDNDLKVKLLDSGDDGLPVDADGVIRLSRRVVSAGLGVPLKISIVISPIHEDQVVECSETTFKPKRAGISLNELGVSFSSMEVSVAWSCFRYE; from the exons ATGGCTACGGCTAAGAGAGCTAAAGCGAAAGCTGCCAGGGCCAAGGCCGCGGAAGCTGCCAAGGCAGCCATGGCGAGCGCCTACGAGGCCGAGTGGTCAGCAAGAACAGAGGCCGCACGAGCCGCCAAGGTAGCCAAGGCAAAGGCCGAAGAGGCCGACGAGGCTGCTAAGATAGCCACCGCGAAAGCCCAAGAGGCAGAAGAAGCCGCCGAGATTGCCAAAGCCATGGCCGAAGAGGCCGCCAAGGTGAAGGGAGCCAAGGACGAGATGAGGCGGCGGCTAAAAGAAGAGGAAACGGAGTGCGAGGCAGAGTGGTTTGCCCCCAGGTTCCGCCGTCACTGGAACCCATTGTACGCCAACCGCGGCGTCCGCACCTTCCTCCAAACCA CATCTATACCCGCCATGCGTTACACGTACCCTGCATCAGATGACCGCCCCAAGGCCATGGAAGGTTTGCAGATCGTCTCGGTTAAAATCGCATCGATCAAGGACCCTTTACACTGGCCACTGCAAGTGTATGGCGTCGTCGCCGCACGCGATGTATTGGATCACAAGCGCAACATTATCTTCCACCGCTCCAGGAAGAACTGTCAAACCATCACTCCAGAGGAGCCGTATCTTGCATTGACCGGCCCTAGCCGCGCCATTGCCGTGTCAGTGGACCCTTCATACGTCGAGGTTTCGCTGAAAGTCAAGGGCGCCACTAAAGCCGAGGATAAAGATCTGAGCGAACTAGCTATGATGTACAGAGCTGGGTGTGTTCTAAGCGGTATTTACCCTAGCAGGCTCAGCACGTTGGAACTCAAGTTCGGCCACATTGGTCGCTCTGTGGAGGCTACAGTCTGTATCAAACTCAAGGCTGGGTCATGGCCACCTTGTTTTCGAGGTGTATTCAGTGCTGCCATTGTTAATACGGACAACGACCTAAAAGTCAAGTTACTTGATTCCGGGGATGATGGTTTGCCCGTCGATGCCGATGGCGTGATCAGGCTCTCGCGACGTGTGGTTTCTGCTGGACTCGGCGTGCCTCTGAAGATTTCTATCGTGATAAGTCCAATTCATGAGGATCAAGTCGTTGAGTGTAGCGAAACAACCTTTAAACCCAAGAGAGCCGGTATAAGCCTCAACGAGCTCGGTGTTAGTTTCTCTAGTATGGAAGTTAGCGTTGCTTGGTCATGTTTCCGTTATGAATGA